In one Paramisgurnus dabryanus chromosome 21, PD_genome_1.1, whole genome shotgun sequence genomic region, the following are encoded:
- the LOC135750355 gene encoding uncharacterized protein encodes MTVVSSSCVTLQSSRWRKRTACSIKQQMKKKKLSRAAMFIMRDQMDVMCCKSVGTDLSMLDIDDLMTEISQLKKEVALLESKLRQRDELNTKDVSGVSLCGFTDQTSTELLVSVCNDEDQKTSVNLPDYGMKVKQEVTEAGLQTDKGDLIDSDLIVAKEEFHTGENLHTCAQCGKSFVHKSDLTVHMQIHFGEKPFKCDQCEKSFTRKFGLNVHMRNHTGEQPFRCDQCGEGFICRSDVNVHMSVHTGAKPYRCDLCGKSFTRKFGLNVHMRYHTGEKPYSCAQCEKCFIRKFELDVHMRYHTGEKPYTCAHCKKRFIRKSDLNGHMKNHTGEKPHSCDQCEKTFIRKSELTGHMSVHTGEKPYKCDLCGKGYTRSFGLNMHMRNHTQEKPFTCDQCGKSFESTHRLNVHMRNHTGEKPYRCDQCEKTFIHKSDLNGHMSVHTGEKPFRCDLCGKTFTRSFGLKLHMRNHTGEKPFRCDQCGKSFHCKYRLNVHMKNHTGEKLFRCDQCGKSFIRKCYLDLHKKIHAGGKPQQLRHAPVQQVAQTHRVLNKTTEEEKRSRAAMFIIRDEMDEMCCKSVGTDLSMLDIDDLMTEISQLKKEVVLLESKLRQRDELNTKVLVFSVEVSPNWSSKWIMSIIKCYNKVKDVSGVSLCGFTHQTSTELLDSVCNDEDQKTSVNLLDRRMDQTQEVTEAGSQTDEDGLIDSDLIVAKEEIQTGENLHTCAQCGKSFVHKSDLIVHMQIHFGEKPFKCDQCEKSFSRKCDLNEHMTIHTGEKPYRCDQCEKSFIRRSDLNGHMSVHTGEKPYRCDWCGKGFTRKFGLNVHMRNHTGEKPYSCAQCEKSFIRKFDLEVHMRNHTGEKPYTCTLCGKSFIRKSDLNGHMKNHTGEKPFRCDQCEKTFIRKSDLNGHMSVHTGEKPYKCDLCGKTFTRSFGLNLHMRNHTGETSYICGQCGKSFDSTHRLNVHMRNHPGEKP; translated from the exons ATGACTGTTGTAAGCAGCAGCTGCGTCACGCTCCAGTCCAGCAGGTGGCGCAAACGCACCGCGTGTTCAATAAAACAACagatgaagaagaagaagctcaGTCGAGCAGCA ATGTTCATCATGAGAGATCAGATGGatgtgatgtgctgtaaatcagtaggaactgatctgtccatgctggatattgatgatttgatgacagaaatctctcagctgaagaaagaggtggcgttactggagTCAAAGCTCAGACAGAGAGATGAACTCAACACAAAG GATGTTTCTGGTGTCTCTCTCTGTGGCTTCACTGATCAAACTTCTACAGAGCTTCTTGTTTCTGTCTGTAATGATGAAGACCAGAAGACATCAGTGAATCTGCCGGACTATGGGATGAAAGTGAAACAAGAAGTCACAGAAGCTGGATTGCAGACAGATAAAGGTGATCTGATTGATTCAG ATCTGATAGTGGCGAAGGAGGAatttcacactggagaaaatcTTCACACGTGTGCCCAGTGTGGAAAGAGCTTTGTTCATAAGTCTGACCTTACAGTTCATATGCAAATTCACTTTGGAGAAAAGCCTTTTAAATGTGATCAATGTGAAAAGAGCTTCACCCGCAAGTTTGGCCTTAATGTCCACATGAGAAATCACACTGGAGAACAGCCTTTCAGGTGTGATCAGTGTGGAGAGGGCTTTATTTGTAGGTCTGACGTTAATGTGCACATGAGCGTTCACACCGGAGCAAAACCTTATAGATGTGATCTGTGTGGAAAGAGCTTCACTCGCAAGTTTGGCCTTAATGTGCACATGAGAtatcacactggagaaaagcctTACAGTTGTGCTCAGTGTGAAAAGTGCTTCATTCGTAAGTTCGAACTCGACGTACACATGAGAtatcacactggagaaaagcctTACACATGTGCTCACTGTAAAAAACGTTTTATTCGTAAATCCGACCTTAATGGCCACATGAAAAATCATACTGGAGAAAAGCCCCACAGTTGTGATCAGTGTGAAAAGACCTTTATTCGTAAGTCCGAACTTACTGGGCACATGAgtgttcacactggagaaaaaccttataAATGTGATCTGTGTGGAAAGGGCTACACTCGCAGTTTTGGCCTTAACATGCACATGAGAAATCACACCCAAGAAAAACCTTTTACTtgtgatcagtgtggaaagagcttTGAAAGTACACACCGTCTTAATGTGCACATGAGAAATCATACTGGAGAAAAGCCTTACAGGTGCGATCAGTGTGAAAAGACCTTTATTCATAAGTCCGACCTTAATGGGCACATGAgcgttcacactggagaaaagccGTTTAGATGTGATCTGTGTGGAAAGACGTTCACTCGCAGTTTTGGCCTTAAACTTCACATGAGAaatcacactggagaaaagccttttagatgtgatcagtgtggaaagagcttTCATTGTAAATACCGTCTTAATGTGCACATGAAAaatcacactggagaaaagctTTTTAGATGTGACCAGTGTGGCAAGAGCTTTATTCGTAAGTGCTACCTTGATTTGCACAAAAAAATTCACGCTGGAGGAAA acCA CAGCAGCTGCGTCACGCTCCAGTCCAGCAGGTGGCGCAAACGCACCGCGTGTTAAATAAAACAACCGAGGAAGAAAAGAGAAGTCGAGCAGCA ATGTTCATCATTAGAGATGAGATGGATgagatgtgctgtaaatcagtaggaactgatctgtccatgctggatattgatgatttgatgacagaaatctctcagctgaagaaagaggtggTGTTACTGGAGTCAAAGCTCAGACAGAGAGATGAACTCAACACAAAG GTTTTGGTGTTCAGCGTTGAGGTGTCACCAAATTGGTCTTCTAAGTGGATTATGTCTATAATAAAATGCTACAACAAAGTAAAA GATGTATCTGGTGTCTCTCTCTGTGGCTTCACTCATCAAACATCTACAGAGCttctggattctgtctgtaatGATGAAGACCAGAAGACATCAGTGAATCTGCTGGACCGTAGGATGGATCAGACACAAGAAGTCACAGAAGCTGGATCGCAGACAGATGAAGATGGTTTGATTGATTCAG ATCTGATAGTGGCGAAGGAGGAAATTCAAACTGGAGAAAATCTTCACACGTGTgctcagtgtggaaagagcttTGTTCATAAGTCTGACCTTATTGTtcacatgcaaattcactttgGAGAAAAGCCTTTTAAATGTGATCAATGTGAAAAGAGCTTCAGTCGTAAATGTGACCTTAATGAGCACATGACCATTCACACCGGAGAAAAGCCTTACAGGTGTGATCAGTGTGAAAAGAGCTTCATTCGTAGGTCTGACCTCAATGGGCACATGAGCGTTCACACCggagaaaaaccttacagaTGTGATTGGTGTGGAAAAGGCTTCACTCGCAAGTTTGGCCTTAATGTGCACATGAGAaatcacactggagaaaagcctTACAGTTGTGCTCAGTGTGAAAAGAGCTTCATTCGTAAGTTCGATCTCGAGGTACACATGAGAaatcacactggagaaaagcctTACACGTGTACtctgtgtggaaagagttttattcGTAAGTCCGACCTTAATGGGCACATGAAAaatcacactggagaaaagcctTTCAGGTGCGATCAGTGTGAAAAGACATTTATTCGTAAGTCCGACCTTAATGGGCACATGAgcgttcacactggagagaaaccttataaATGTGATCTGTGTGGAAAGACGTTCACTCGCAGTTTTGGTCTTAACCTGCACATGAGAAATCACACCGGAGAAACGTCTTATATATGTGGCCAGTGTGGAAAGAGCTTTGATAGTACACACCGTCTTAATGTGCACATGAGAAATCACCCTGGAGAAAAGCCTTAA
- the LOC135750312 gene encoding uncharacterized protein, whose protein sequence is MTVVKQPLRRAPVQQVAQTHRATNKTTDEEKRSSLSSRAAMFFMRDQMDVMCCKSVGTDLSMLDIDDLMTEISQLKKEVALLESKLRQRDELNTKDVSGVCLCGFTDQTSTELLVSVCNDEDQKTSVNLLDCGMKAKQEVTEEQIDEGGLIYSDLIVKEESSPFSIMEEKPQHFIPKEESMSSFMTEKNLSPKNSIKLKTTTEDPFMCPQCGKIFSNKYKLKAHMSIHSGDKPYKCDQCGKCFNIRSYLNVHMNIHNGEKRHTCAQCGKIYIHKQDLTVHMRHHTGEKPFRCDQCGKSFIRKAYLDFHMRHHTGEKPYSCDQCGKSFIRKYALNRHIRIHTGEKLHRCDECGKSFDRKYYLKLHMRRHTGEKPFTCDHCGKGFTIISSLKAHMKIHTRLKNVKT, encoded by the exons ATGACTGTTGTCAAGCAGCCGCTGCGTCGCGCTCCAGTACAGCAGGTGGCGCAAACGCACCGCGcgacaaataaaacaacagatGAAGAAAAGAGAAGCTCACTGTCGAGTCGAGCAGCA aTGTTCTTCATGAGAGATCAGATGGatgtgatgtgctgtaaatcagtaggaactgatctgtccatgctggatattgatgatttgatgacagaaatctctcagctgaagaaagaggtggcgttactggagTCAAAGCTCAGACAGAGAGATGAACTCAACACAAAg GATGTATCTGGTGTCTGTCTCTGTGGCTTCACTGATCAAACATCTACAGAGCTTCTGGTTTCTGTCTGTAATGATGAAGACCAGAAGACATCAGTGAATCTGCTGGACTGTGGGATGAAAGCGAAACAAGAAGTCACAGAAGAACAGATAGATGAAGGTGGTTTGATTTATTCAG ATCTGATAGTGAAGGAGGAAAGTTCACCATTCAGTATAATGGAGGAGAAACCTCAACATTTCATACCCAAGGAAGAATCTATGAGCAGCTTCATGACCGAAAAGAATTTGTCACCAAAAAATAGCATCAAGCTAAAAACAACAACCGAGGATCCTTTCATGTGTCCTCAGTGTGGAAAGATTTTCAGCAATAAATATAAACTTAAAGCCCACATGAGTATTCACTCTGGAGATAAACCTTACAAatgtgatcagtgtggaaagTGTTTCAATATTAGGTCTTACTTGAATGTGCACATGAATATTCACAATGGAGAAAAACGTCATACGTGTGCTCAGTGTGGAAAGATCTACATTCATAAGCAAGACCTTACCGTGCACATGAGAcatcacactggagaaaagccGTTCAgatgtgatcagtgtggaaagagcttcATCCGTAAAGCCTACCTTGATTTTCACATGAGACATCACACCGGAGAAAAACCTTATAGTTGTGACcaatgtggaaagagcttcATTCGTAAGTATGCTCTTAACAGGCACataagaattcacactggagaaaagctTCACAGATGTGATGAGTGTGGAAAGAGCTTTGATAGGAAGTACTATCTTAAATTACACATGAGAcgtcacactggagaaaaaccttttACGTGTGATCACTGTGGAAAAGGTTTCACTATCATTTCCTCCCTTAAGGCACACATGAAAATTCACACGAGACTTAAAAACGTAAAGACGTGA
- the LOC141281362 gene encoding uncharacterized protein codes for MGVQPLRRAPVQQVAQTHRVLNKATEERRREAHSRAAMFIIRDEMDEMCCKSVGTDLSMLDIDDLMTEISQLKKEVALLESKLRQRDELNTMDVSGVSLCGFTDQTSTELLVSVCNDEDQKTSVNLPDCGRKVKQEDTEEQIDEGGLIYSDLIVKEESSPFSIMEEKPPHFIPKEESQSCLMTEKNLSPEKSNKQKTTTAKDPLVCPQCGKIFGNKYKLKTHMSIHTGEKPHTCAHCEKSFAYKYKLRRHMKIHTGDKPHKCDQCEKSYINKRDLTVHMRHHTGEKPFRCDQCGKSFIRRSYFNFHMNIHTGEKPYSCDQCGKSFIRKYALNMHMRIHTGEKLHRCDQCGKSLYSKYYLKLHMRRHTGEKPFTCDHCGKGFINISYLKAHMKIHTRLSRKDLKT; via the exons ATGGGTGTGCAGCCGTTGCGTCGCGCTCCAGTCCAGCAGGTGGCGCAAACGCACCGCGTGTTAAATAAAGCAACCGAGGAAAGAAGAAGAGAAGCTCACAGTCGAGCAGCA ATGTTCATCATTAGAGATGAGATGGATgagatgtgctgtaaatcagtaggaactgatctgtccatgctggatattgatgatttgatgacagaaatctctcagctgaagaaagaggtggcgttactggagTCAAAGCTCAGACAGAGAGATGAACTCAACACAATG GATGTATCTGGTGTCTCTCTCTGTGGCTTCACTGATCAAACATCTACAGAGCTTCTGGTTTCTGTCTGTAATGATGAAGACCAGAAGACATCAGTGAATCTGCCGGACTGTGGCAGGAAAGTGAAACAAGAAGACACCGAAGAACAGATAGATGAAGGTGGTTTGATTTATTCAG ATCTGATAGTGAAGGAGGAAAGTTCACCATTCAGTATAATGGAGGAGAAACCTCCTCATTTCATACCTAAGGAAGAATCTCAGAGCTGCTTGATGACTGAGAAGAATTTGTCACCAGAAAAGagcaacaagcaaaaaacaacaacagccaAGGATCCTCTTGTGTGCCCTCAATGCGGAAAGATTTTcggaaataaatataaacttaaAACCCACATGAgtattcacactggagaaaagcctCACACGTGTGCTCATTGTGAAAAGAGCTTTGCCTATAAATATAAACTTAGGAGGCACATGAAAATCCACACTGGAGATAAACCTCACAAATGTGatcagtgtgaaaagagttaCATTAATAAGCGTGACCTTACCGTGCACATGAGAcatcacactggagaaaagccGTTCAgatgtgatcagtgtggaaagagcttcATTCGTAGATCCTACTTTAATTTTCACATGAAcattcacaccggagagaaaccttataGTTGTGACcaatgtggaaagagcttcATTCGTAAGTATGCTCTTAACATGCACATGAGAATTCATACGGGAGAAAAGCTTCACAgatgtgatcagtgtggaaagagccTTTATTCGAAGTACTATCTTAAATTGCACATGAGAcgtcacactggagaaaaaccttttACTTGTGATCACTGTGGAAAAGGTTTCATTAACATTTCCTACCTTAAGGCACACATGAAAATTCACACGAGACTTTCAAGAAAAGACTTAAAGACGTGA